Proteins encoded together in one Lathyrus oleraceus cultivar Zhongwan6 chromosome 5, CAAS_Psat_ZW6_1.0, whole genome shotgun sequence window:
- the LOC127081359 gene encoding uncharacterized protein LOC127081359 — protein sequence MCFEFPDEDIILIRDCNIPGPKEGPEPGSRWTMVFNGASNANVNGVGAVITSPTNFHLPFTARLCFECTNNMAEYEACIFGIEVAIDLRIKILEVYGDPALVISQVKRDWDTRDHKLIPYKEHVLKLVSYFDEITYHHIPREENQLADALATLASMFKVKWKN from the coding sequence ATGTGTTTTGAATTCCCCGACGAGGATATCATATTGATTAGGGATTGCAACATCCCCGGTCCCAAGGAAGGACCCGAGCCTGGATCTCGATGGACCATGGTTTTTAATGGAGCTTCTAATGCTAATGTAAATGGCGTTGGGGCAGTAATCACTTCTCCAACTAATTTCCACCTCCCCTTCACCGCCAGATTAtgttttgaatgtacaaacaatatggccgaatacgaggcttgtatctttgGTATTGAAGTTGCTATCGATCTTAGAATCAAAATCCTGGAAGTCTATGGAGATCCAGCCTTGGTAATCAGCCAAGTCAAAAGAGATTGGGATACTAGAGATCATAAGCTCATTCCTTACAAAGAGCATGTCTTGAAACTAGTCTCCTACTTCGATGAAATTACATACCACCACAtccctcgagaagagaatcagctAGCTGACGCTTTGGCAACTTTGGCGTCCATGTTTAAAGT